Proteins encoded in a region of the Anopheles aquasalis chromosome 2, idAnoAquaMG_Q_19, whole genome shotgun sequence genome:
- the LOC126572896 gene encoding uncharacterized protein LOC126572896 has product METVYFRGLGERRVLNVAETGTRTIGALKEMLSIGADAKLWCEGKMLQDWQQITELRSNEIDVTVPLLGGKVHGSLARAGKVKSQTPKVQCKEKKKKLTGRAARRRQFNRVFNNKVVAFGRFGKKRNSNALNKPK; this is encoded by the exons AAGACGTGTCCTAAATGTGGCAGAAACGGGAACGAGAACGATTGGAGCGCTCAAG GAGATGCTATCCATCGGAGCCGACGCCAAACTGTGGTGTGAAGGCAAAATGCTGCAGGACTGGCAGCAGATCACGGAGCTTCGCTCGAACGAAATCGATGTCACGGTGCCCTTACTCGGAGGAAAAGTTCACGGATCGCTGGCACGGGCCGGCAAAGTGAAGAGCCAAACTCCGAAGGTGCAATgtaaggagaagaagaagaaacttaCGGGGCGAGCCGCGCGTCGCCGGCAGTTCAATCGCGTTTTCAACAACAAGGTCGTCGCTTTTGGCCGCTTTGGCAAAAAGCGCAATAGCAACGCTTTGAACAAACCGAAATAA